caaatttctaatggatggatattcatccatccaaaagataattaaaaatattttatttttataaaaatttcataaaaataataatttacgtattttaaaatagtttttttcgtttttctgaaaaacaatTGATTTTTGGTTCTTccgaaaaaatttgaattttcatttttcaaaaaaaaaactcgatttctcatctttccaaagaaaaaaaaaccCGATTTtccgttttttcgaaaaaaatcaattttttgttttttcgaaaaacACTCAATTTTTCCGTTTTTcttaaaaaactcgatttttttgtttttctgaaaaagactcgattttttcgttaCAAGATTGTACTGTAATCATCATCACAATTTGTTTCTATGGAGTTATTCAATTGTCATGAATATCCAACAATTAGTAATAATTAGGATTCAATTTCACTCGGATAGAGAGTGGTTATTGAATATTATATATTTAGttagtattttaatataataattagtattatttaagttagtttattagtgggatttttattatattttagttgGGCTTGTCAATTATAAATTAAGTGGGCTTTTAGTGTTTAGGCCTTTTCTTAGATTATCCATTTGTGacattatataatgtagtgtctttgacacatttgagaTATAAAAGAAATCAATGAAGTTTAATTTTATTAGTCTTGTTTATCTTTTCTCTAGTGTAGAATTTTAAAGCTTTCTTAGGGTTTTGATAGTGTTCTCTTTTAGAGCCTATCAATTCTACCATCCAGTCAAATGTTCCACAATCCAAAATATCATCATTAACACACAACTATGAGTATCAACAACAATTAAACAACATCAAGTAGTGGACTATAACACTATTTTCCAATTTGAATCATGAGCAACAATTAAGCACCACAATTAAATCCTATCATCAAGTATTACCTGTTCTGAACTAAGCACAATTTATCATCAAGTAGCAACGACAACACCTTACAGAAATTCAGTATCATTATTTACTCGTATCGTATTATTCACACAAGCAAGTGTTGTAATACCAAAACCAAACAAATTCTCACGATTATCACAAGTAAATTTCAGCACCTACAACAATATTCATTGTTGACAAATTTGCAAAGAATCACAGTATGATGACCCAAAAAGAATGAAATTCAAAAACGACGCAGACGCTTCGGGTCGTGAACAGGGTCGTTACTTGACTGGCCCTGCTGGAATAGGGAGCCTGAGCCTGAAAACAGTTATAAACCGATCATTATAAACCAAGACTATGTACTTCAAATTATAAACCAAAACACATTTTGATATGTTACCTGATCCATCCAATTGATCAAATCCATCCAATTGATCAAACCAGTCACTCAACCATCCTATAACACAAAAATAACCCATTGGTCAAAAGCTTAtgaaaaaacataacaaaatccatcctataaaacaaaaataacacattGGTCAAAAGCATATGAAAAAACATAACCAAAAAAGACtttttatgtcaaaattataAACCTTCATCCCATTCCTGATCTGGATCCTGAACTGGCACTGACCTCTTCTTAACTGACTGAACTGGTGGCTGCTGAACAGGAACTGGTGCGGGCGGAAAACTAGGAGCAGTATGATAATGTGGAGGAGCAGCCTAATAATGTAGAGGAGCAGCCTGATAATGTGGATGAGCCTGAACGATCGGATAATCTCCACCACCAGATACAACTCCACCTCCAATTACAGCACATTAAGAAAAAGTTAGTTACAAAACCACAAAAAAATAACATTATATCAGAATAACACACTAATACAGAAATCATACCAGCAACAATTACACCACCGTGCTCTCCACATCCAGTTACACCACCACCACCAGTTACAGTTACAGCTCCACCAGATAGATTCATATTCAGCTCtagaaattaaattatgaaaaatttaGTTATACACATTAACATCTAGAAATTACTTACAAaaccacaaaaagaaaataacaataaatcaaaaaaataaaagaatcatacCAGCATCAGCTGACGCCGTCGGCACCTCATCTTTCTTATTTGCTAAGATAATACTAGGGGTGGCaagatggatggattggatggatatggattggatccttaatggatggatcaaaccaatccattaatcaattacaatccattaaactctaaataaaaatcaaatccaatccatccaaaagataattaaaaatattttatttttaaaaaaatttcataaaaataataatttacgtattttaaaatagttttttcgtttttctgaaaaacaatTGATTTTTGGTTCTTccgaaaaaatttgaattttcatttttcaaaaaaaaatcgattTCTCATCTTTCCAAAGAAAAAAAACCCGATTTtctgttttttcgaaaaaactcaatttttttgttttttcgaaaaaaactcaatttttccgtttttcttaaaaaactcgattttttcgtttttctgaaaaagactcgattttttcgttttcccaAAAAAAGAAACTAGATTTTTTCGTGTTgcccaaaaaaactcgatttttttcgtttttcgaaaaaatatcgatttttttgttttcccCACAAAAACAAgacttttttcatttttccaaaaaaactcaaattttttttcgtttttcgaaaaaaaaactcgacttttttcgtttttccatataaaaacttgattttattgttttccccaaaaaaactcgacttttttcgtttttccaaaaaaaactcggcttttttcgtttttccggaaaaaaactcgatttttttcgttttccccaaaaaatctcgacttttttcaatttataaaaaaaaaactctatttttttcgttttccccaaaaaaatctcgactttttccattttttcgaaaaaaactcggtTTTtccgtttttcaaaaaaactcgatttttttccctttccccaaaaaatctcgacttttttcattttttcgaaaaaaattcGATTAATCCGTTTTTcgtaaaaactcgatttttttcgttttcccaaaaaaatctcgacttttttcatttttccgaaaaaaactcagcttttttcgttttttccgaaaaaaactcaatttttttcatttttctgaagaaaaaaaactcgactttattATTTTTTGAGGAAAACCtgatttttttttcgttttttcggaaaaacacgATTTTTTTCGATTTCAGAAAAAACTAGGTTTTttagttttttgaaaaaactcgatttttcgtttttctgaaaaaacaagatttttttgtcttttcgaaaaaactcgatttttttgttttcccgaaaaaactggatttttttgtttttcgtaaaaacacgatttttcgttttttcggaaaaaaaactcgatttttcaattttctgaAGAAACTCGTAAATAATTTAAaccatttaaagtataaaataaaaataatgcattggattatcaaaatgtgttggatggattggatccatccatgtatataaatggatggattaaatccatccattaacttattttttatttggtgGATGGATTTGATGGATTTTTTGGTGGATGGATTTGATGGATTTTAGCTTAATGGATCTAATTGCCACCCCTAGATAATACCGTATCTGTTACGCAGAGCTCACCATTGTGTTTACTCAGTAGTTTATATTTTGTACTACAGCGAATCTGGTTCCATGCGTCGTCGGCTGAATATCCCGAAATTCCAAATTCTGTTATTGCGGCTTCGAGAAGATCGTCTTTCACTTTCGTCCACGCCCGATTGATTTTCTCATCCATGGAAGGGTTAGGGTTTGGAGATAGATCGCGTTAGGGTTTGGAGATAGATCGGGTTAGGGTTTGGAGATTGTTTTTGTTCGCGTTTGGTTACGGTTTTGTCTTTTGAGGATTTTGTTTCTATACCTATTTTGTTAGTGTGAGGTTTATATAAGAAAGAGGCCAAGAGTATAAAAAGCGTAGAGAGTATAAAAATATAGAGTGTAGAGAgtatacaatataataaagtaaaaagagtTTTTTAATAAGTGGTAAAGATATCAAATTGTCATgtctcaatttaattttaaatattatttctaaaattaaaaatatttctattaatatttatacaattcattttatttaattatatattatatattgtttcatttaattaaatttatattgaaaaatcatataattaattttgtgtggctggtttttaatattttaaataaatatagtagAAATAAGTATATATTATATTAGATATGTAAATATAGAAAGATTATTATTAGTATTGATTACAAATGATTATTAGCCGAAAATCTTCTTCCTTTCTATCCCTCATTCTTTTTCTCTTCAACTACCACAAAACAGCCATGACTACCACTTCTGATTCCTCTAACAACAACTCTTCCCCAAAATCATCTGGTCATACCGACCCTCCTCCTCCACCTACCACTCCTACGCCGATTCACCCTGCTCTCACTGTCCCAAATATTACTAATTTCATCAAGATTACTCTGAGCATTGAAAAAGGCACGTATAACACGTgatcaaaacttttcaaaattcaTGCTCGAGTTTTTCAAGTGATTGACCATATCAATCCCTCTGAAACAGCCGCAGATCCCTCTCTCAAAACTACCGATCCACATTCATGGCTTCGTCTCGACGTTGTCGTTTTGCAGTGGATATATGGAACAATCTCCGTTGTTCTTCTAAAGACTATCATCGAACATAATTCCACCGCTGAAATCGTGTGGAATCGCTTATTCGGCATCTTTTATGATAACAAGAATTCCAGGGCTCTCTACCTAGAGCAAGAATTTTCGCAAACTCATATGGAGCAATTCTCTGATGcttcctgaaggatagaaaaacacttagaaagggggggtttgaataagtgtagctttaaaacttgtaagataaaaacaatttgcacaataatttttatcatggttcgttgttaactaaactactccagcccacccccttggagtgatttgtgaatacaagatcacactcacaaagatgtttttgattcatggcaaactcaacaagcatacaagcaacaaggcacaagcagaagaactcaaagaaaagcaagcattgatcacttatgacagagcaggtcgacctactatgcatataggtcgactcaacacaagcaaaacaagaagaatgcagaaaagcagcagttaggtcgacctactgtcaacccaggttgacctaaaatggagaaaattccatacacttctgctaggtcgacccacacatcaactaggtcgacctaaattgaagaaATGTCCTAAAACGCActtgaagagaattctggtcgacctacttccctaacaggtcgacctaaatgggagcaaatatcattcaaaactaatgcacctctgctaggtcgacctaagcactacaagaggtcgacctaattgatcaaaaatgccaaaatttctggttttctctgctccaactgataagctctcatatatattgtccaaggttcaattattgcaatcaacaccaacgactgaaagatacacaaagtcttctcatcttcgttcttcatcatctccaacacaattacacataatcattcttgcgttgagggttagtgatcgagttcgataacgtccatggaacggaattgaagattcctagtgggtgaagatttgtggggtttttggtgaataaaatccgagggttttgtcctccaagataggtgtttcttgggggtttttatcaagaggtttcatcgaggatccatctgagtgtgaagattgaagaacaagggttcaaggcaattcaagacactgcagaaaagggatcaagtgaagctcttggatcaccttgatctggctcaagattaagggggaagaagattcaaaggatcgacaaattcggtttattgtttatcgct
The Vicia villosa cultivar HV-30 ecotype Madison, WI linkage group LG6, Vvil1.0, whole genome shotgun sequence genome window above contains:
- the LOC131614211 gene encoding uncharacterized protein LOC131614211, whose protein sequence is MTTTSDSSNNNSSPKSSGHTDPPPPPTTPTPIHPALTVPNITNFIKITLSIEKAADPSLKTTDPHSWLRLDVVVLQWIYGTISVVLLKTIIEHNSTAEIVWNRLFGIFYDNKNSRALYLEQEFSQTHMEQFSDAS